In one window of Lepidochelys kempii isolate rLepKem1 chromosome 27, rLepKem1.hap2, whole genome shotgun sequence DNA:
- the PSMD3 gene encoding 26S proteasome non-ATPase regulatory subunit 3 codes for MKQEGASRRRPGADKAKPPPEEPPPGPPDVEMQEAAADGAGGEKPPPQRELDAVTLEDIKEHVKQLEKAVSGKEPRYVLRALRALPSTSRRLNPNVLHKAINGFFTSNSTMRDFLLGFLEEPMDTEAELQFRPRTGKAASAPLLPEVETYLQLLLVIYLMNSKRYPEAQKVSDDLMQKISPQNRRALDLVVAKCYYYHSRSYEFLNKLDVVRSFLHARLRTATLRHDADGQATLLNLLLRNYLHYNLYDQAEKLVSKSVFPEQANNNEWARYLYYTGRIKAIQLEYSEARRTMTNALRKAPQHTAVGFKQTVHKLLIVVELLLGEIPDRLQFRQPSLKRSLMPYFLLTQAVRTGNLAKFNQVLDQFADKFQADGTYTLIIRLRHNVIKTGVRMISLSYSRIALADIAQKLQLDSPEDAEFIVAKAIRDGVIEASINHEKGYVQSKEMIDIYSTREPQLAFHQRISFCLDIHNMSVKAMRFPPKSYNKDLESAEERREREQQDLEFAKEMAEDDDDGFP; via the exons ATGAAGCAGGAGGGCGCGTCCCGCCGCCGCCCCGGCGCCGACAAGGCCAAGCCGCCCCCCGAGGAGCCGCCGCCCGGGCCCCCGGACGTGGAGATGCAGGAGGCGGCGGCGGACGGGGCCGGCGGGGAGAAGCCGCCGCCGCAGCGCGAGCTCGACGCTGTCACGCTGGagg ACATCAAAGAGCATGTGAAGCAGCTTGAGAAGGCCGTGTCTGGAAAGGAGCCTCGCTACGTCCTGCGTGCCCTACGGGCTCTGCCCTCCACCTCCCGCCGACTCAACCCCAACGTGCTCCATAAAGCCATCAATGGCTTCTTCACTTCCAACAGCACCATGCGGGACTTCCTGCTGGGCTTTCTGGAGGAG CCTATGGACACAGAAGCAGAGCTGCAGTTCCGTCCCCGGACAGGAAAGGCAgcctcagccccactcctgccagAGGTGGAAACCTATCTCCAGCTGCTCCTAGTCATCTACCTGATGAACAGTAAACGATATCCAGAG gcCCAGAAAGTGTCTGATGACCTGATGCAGAAGATCAGTCCTCAGAACCGCCGAGCCCTCGATCTGGTGGTGGCCAAGTGTTATTACTACCACTCCCGCAGCTACGAGTTCCTGAATAAACTTGATGTGGTCAGGAG TTTCTTGCATGCCCGTCTGAGGACGGCAACCCTCCGTCATGACGCAGATGGTCAGGCCACCCTCCTGAACCTGCTGCTGAGAAACTACCTTCACTATAACCTCTACGACCAGGCGGAAAAGCTCGTCTCCAAATCAGTTTTTCCTGAGCAGGCCAATAACAACGAGTGGGCCAGGTACCTCTATTACACAG GTCGTATCAAAGCCATTCAGCTGGAGTACTCTGAAGCACGGAGGACCATGACGAATGCCCTGCGGAAGGCACCACAGCACACAGCGGTCGGCTTCAAACAGACG GTCCACAAGCTGCTCATCGTAGTGGAGTTATTGCTGGGCGAGATCCCGGACAGACTCCAGTTCAGACAGCCTTCCCTCAAGAGGTCACTCATGCCCTACTTCCTCCTGACGCAGG CTGTTCGGACGGGTAACCTAGCCAAGTTCAACCAGGTCCTGGATCAGTTTGCGGACAAATTTCAGGCAGACGGGACCTATACCCTGATCATCCGGCTGAGACACAATGTGATTAAAACAG GTGTTCGCATGATCAGTTTGTCCTATTCACGCATCGCACTGGCCGACATTGCTCAGAAACTGCAGCTAGACAGCCCGGAGGATGCTGAGTTCATTGTTGCCAAG GCCATCCGGGACGGCGTGATCGAAGCCAGCATTAACCACGAGAAAGGCTACGTCCAGTCCAAAGAGATGATTGACATCTACTCCACACGGGAGCCCCAGCTGGCCTTCCATCAAAGGATCTCCTTCTGCCTCGACATCCACAACATGTCTGTCAAG GCCATGAGGTTCCCACCTAAATCTTACAACAAGGACTTGGAGTCTGCAGAG GAGCGCCGGGAGCGGGAGCAGCAGGACCTGGAATTCGCGAAGGAAATGGCAGAGGATGACGATGACGGTTTCCCATGA